A single region of the Pseudomonas sp. GGS8 genome encodes:
- a CDS encoding glutamine synthetase family protein, with amino-acid sequence MTAEGFLEGRRLQMARGVLLQCIMGGYPPAHFYGSDDGDLALVPDPAQIHRLPWSSQPRALAICDAQELTGESSHLSTRGQLKAVIARYAALGLAPVVATELEFFVFAPNPDPTQPFQPPVGLDGRREDGHSAFSISSNNGLRPFFTEVYAGMAALGLPRDTFMHEMGVSQFEINLLHGDPLLLADQTLLFKHLLKEVALKHGLTVVCMAKPLAHTPGSSMHIHQSVVEIGTGRNVFSDKAGEPTATFRHFIGGQQAGLADFTALFAPNVNSYQRLCHPFASPNNACWSHDNRAAGLRIPASSPVARRVENRLPGADANPYLAIAASLAAGLYGIENKLEPSDAAQGEFVVPDNLALPCTLHAALERLKRSQLAKELFGKVFIEGYIASKTLELTSFLDEITPWERRVLAAQA; translated from the coding sequence ATGACCGCCGAAGGATTTCTTGAAGGGCGGCGTTTGCAGATGGCGCGGGGAGTGCTGCTGCAATGCATCATGGGCGGCTATCCGCCGGCGCATTTTTACGGCAGCGATGATGGCGACTTGGCGCTGGTGCCGGATCCGGCGCAGATCCACCGCTTGCCCTGGAGCTCGCAACCTCGGGCGCTGGCCATTTGCGATGCGCAGGAACTGACGGGCGAGAGCTCGCACCTGTCGACTCGCGGCCAACTCAAGGCGGTGATCGCTCGTTACGCCGCCCTCGGCCTGGCGCCGGTCGTGGCGACCGAGCTGGAATTCTTTGTGTTCGCGCCCAACCCTGACCCGACGCAACCCTTTCAGCCGCCGGTCGGCCTGGACGGTCGCCGCGAGGACGGTCATTCGGCGTTCAGCATCAGCTCCAATAACGGCTTGCGGCCGTTCTTCACTGAGGTCTACGCAGGCATGGCGGCGCTGGGCTTGCCGCGCGATACCTTCATGCACGAGATGGGCGTCAGCCAGTTCGAAATCAACCTGCTGCACGGCGATCCACTGCTGTTGGCCGACCAGACCTTGCTGTTCAAGCATCTGCTCAAGGAAGTGGCGCTAAAGCATGGTCTGACCGTGGTCTGCATGGCCAAGCCGTTGGCTCACACGCCGGGCAGTTCGATGCATATTCACCAGAGCGTCGTCGAGATCGGCACCGGGCGTAACGTGTTCAGCGACAAGGCCGGCGAGCCGACCGCGACCTTCCGTCATTTCATCGGTGGTCAGCAGGCCGGCCTGGCGGATTTCACCGCGCTGTTTGCGCCGAACGTGAACTCTTATCAGCGCCTGTGCCATCCTTTTGCGTCGCCGAATAATGCCTGCTGGTCCCATGACAATCGCGCGGCTGGCTTGCGCATTCCGGCCAGTTCACCGGTTGCTCGTCGGGTCGAAAACCGCTTGCCGGGCGCTGACGCCAATCCGTATCTGGCGATCGCCGCGAGCCTGGCGGCGGGGCTGTATGGCATCGAAAACAAACTGGAACCGAGCGACGCGGCCCAGGGCGAATTCGTGGTGCCGGATAATCTTGCGTTGCCGTGTACCTTGCATGCCGCTCTTGAACGTCTGAAACGTAGCCAATTGGCGAAGGAACTGTTCGGCAAGGTGTT
- a CDS encoding sensor histidine kinase KdpD has translation MIDSEPSLDFSTVIASTVHDMKNSLAMLMQAHSQWLARLPDPERHTPEQGVIEFEFAHLNDMLVQLLGLYKLGVNQMPLQPAYHELDDFIEAQLAAHQEVFASRGIIATYEVDPLSPLGFFDRELIASVLANCINNAIRYARHALLISVSDEAGQLVLTINDDGEGYPPDMIERQTDYVQGINHSSGSTGLGLYFAGRIAALHQRNGVGGRTEISNGGPLGGGVFSLYLP, from the coding sequence ATGATCGACAGCGAACCGTCACTCGACTTCTCCACGGTGATTGCTTCCACCGTGCACGACATGAAGAACTCTCTGGCCATGCTGATGCAGGCGCACAGTCAATGGCTGGCGCGCTTACCCGACCCTGAGCGGCACACCCCGGAGCAGGGCGTCATCGAGTTCGAGTTCGCCCATCTCAATGACATGCTGGTGCAGTTGCTGGGGCTGTACAAACTCGGCGTCAACCAGATGCCATTGCAGCCGGCCTACCATGAGCTGGATGACTTCATCGAGGCGCAACTGGCGGCTCACCAGGAAGTGTTCGCCAGCCGCGGCATTATCGCGACCTATGAAGTGGACCCATTGAGCCCACTGGGTTTCTTCGATCGGGAGCTGATTGCCTCGGTGCTCGCCAATTGCATCAACAACGCCATTCGTTACGCTCGCCACGCCTTGTTGATCAGTGTCAGCGATGAGGCCGGGCAATTGGTGCTGACCATCAACGACGATGGCGAGGGTTATCCACCCGATATGATCGAGCGTCAGACCGACTATGTGCAGGGCATCAACCACAGCAGTGGCAGTACCGGCCTGGGCCTGTACTTTGCCGGGCGGATTGCCGCCTTGCACCAGCGCAATGGCGTGGGCGGACGCACCGAAATCAGTAACGGCGGCCCATTGGGTGGTGGCGTGTTCAGTCTCTATCTCCCCTGA
- a CDS encoding tetratricopeptide repeat-containing response regulator → MLSYHQKSFLIVDDFSDFRSSVRSMLRELGVKDVDTADTGEQALRMCSQKSYDFILQDFHLGDGKKNGQQVLEDLMIEKLISHESVFLMVTAETSQAMVLSALEHEPDAYLTKPFNRSGLAQRLERLEQRKTLLKPILQALDRGKPVEVLNACIALCKQDIRYSPLCLRYRADALRDLNQNEALERLYDSIIADRPLPWAFAGLGQLLFKRGQVSQAKGVYEKALKVFPMMPALYDGMADVLVAEGDTKAAQKVLEEAIRLSPLAVRRQALLGKLAMANEDFDTASKAYRQAVNQGAQSRFKDAESNLGLAHALISKGAEKGLDTRTRLEINTTLSAVAKENPSDPGLQIRARLMKATSLLLNDAETAEKLTEQAMMRLDGMEQFMSAEAALLVAKQLQMLGQASAGASMLKNCAEIYGDDPTVMKGIAKLTDDPTILNSGNAAADLNRQGVRVYKTGNLVEAREVFRKALALQPKNISIALNMAQSLLHGTDTSVPSAELEECRACLKTVGLMPDTDARYPRYQKLKIKAFGE, encoded by the coding sequence ATGCTGTCGTATCACCAAAAAAGCTTTCTGATCGTCGATGATTTCTCGGATTTCCGCAGTTCCGTCAGGTCCATGCTGCGAGAGTTGGGCGTCAAGGACGTCGACACCGCTGATACCGGTGAGCAGGCGCTGCGCATGTGCTCGCAGAAGTCCTACGACTTCATCCTGCAGGACTTCCACCTGGGCGATGGCAAGAAAAACGGTCAGCAGGTACTCGAAGACCTGATGATCGAAAAGCTGATCAGCCATGAAAGTGTGTTTCTCATGGTCACCGCCGAAACCAGCCAGGCCATGGTGCTCAGCGCACTGGAGCATGAGCCTGATGCTTATCTGACCAAACCGTTCAACCGCTCTGGTCTGGCCCAGCGCCTGGAGCGACTGGAACAGCGCAAGACCTTGCTCAAACCGATCCTGCAAGCGCTTGACCGGGGCAAACCGGTTGAAGTGCTCAATGCCTGCATCGCCCTGTGCAAACAGGACATTCGTTATTCGCCGCTATGCCTGCGTTACCGCGCCGATGCGTTGCGCGACTTGAACCAGAACGAAGCGCTGGAGCGTCTCTATGACAGCATCATTGCTGATCGGCCTTTACCCTGGGCGTTTGCCGGATTGGGCCAATTGCTGTTCAAGCGCGGGCAGGTCAGCCAGGCCAAGGGCGTCTACGAAAAAGCCTTGAAAGTCTTCCCGATGATGCCGGCGCTCTACGATGGCATGGCCGATGTGCTGGTCGCCGAAGGCGACACCAAAGCGGCGCAGAAAGTATTGGAAGAGGCTATTCGCCTGTCGCCGCTGGCGGTGCGTCGGCAAGCGTTGCTGGGCAAGCTGGCGATGGCCAACGAAGATTTCGACACCGCCTCCAAAGCCTATCGCCAGGCCGTGAACCAAGGGGCGCAGTCACGTTTCAAGGATGCGGAAAGCAACCTCGGCCTGGCTCATGCCTTGATCAGCAAAGGTGCGGAAAAGGGCCTGGACACGCGCACCCGCCTGGAAATCAACACGACGCTGAGTGCGGTGGCGAAGGAAAATCCTTCCGACCCAGGCCTGCAGATTCGCGCACGTTTGATGAAGGCCACCAGCCTGCTGCTCAATGATGCCGAAACCGCCGAGAAGCTCACCGAGCAAGCGATGATGCGCCTCGACGGCATGGAGCAGTTCATGAGCGCCGAAGCGGCATTGCTGGTAGCCAAGCAGCTGCAAATGCTGGGGCAGGCGAGTGCCGGCGCTTCGATGCTGAAAAACTGTGCGGAGATCTACGGCGACGATCCGACCGTGATGAAGGGCATTGCCAAGCTGACCGACGACCCGACCATCCTCAACTCGGGCAACGCCGCCGCCGACCTCAACCGTCAAGGCGTGCGGGTGTACAAGACCGGCAACCTGGTTGAAGCCCGGGAGGTGTTCCGCAAAGCCCTGGCGCTGCAACCGAAGAACATCAGTATTGCCCTGAACATGGCGCAGTCGCTGCTGCACGGCACCGACACCAGCGTGCCGTCGGCCGAGTTGGAAGAGTGCCGGGCCTGCCTGAAAACAGTCGGCCTGATGCCCGATACCGACGCGCGTTATCCGCGCTACCAGAAACTGAAAATCAAGGCGTTCGGCGAATGA